GCTGGCGTTTGCCCTGGAAGACCCGGATCATCCGGTGAATTTTCCCCGGACGCTGTTTGTGTGGCGGGCCAATCTGATCTCCAGTTCGGGTAAAGGGCACGAGTATTTTCTGAAGCATTTTTTGGGAACCCATCAGGGCGTGCTGGCCACGGAATCCCGGGAGCTGCGCACCACGCAGGAAGTAACCTGGCGGGATCAGGCGCCGGAGGGCAAACTGGATTTGCTGGTCAATCTGGAATTCCGCATGTCCGGTACCGCCCTGTATTCGGACATTGTGCTGCCGGCGGCCACCTGGTACGAAAAAACGGACATCAGCAGCACGGATATGCACCCGTACGTGCATCCGTTCAATCCGGCGATTTCGCCGCCGTGGGAGGCCAAATCGGACTGGGGCATCTTCAAGAGTCTGGCCAAGCGGGTTTCCCGGATGGCACAGACCCATTTGCCGGACGTGCAAACCGATCTGGTGGCCGTGCCCCTGCTGCACGATTCTCCCGGAGAAATCGCCCAGCCTTTTGGCCAGGTGAAGGACTGGACCAAAGGCGAGGTGGAGCCGGTTCCGGGCAAAACCATGCCCAAATTTGTGCTGGTTGAACGGGATTACACCCGGATCTACGACAAGTTCGTTTCGCTGGGACCGCTGGTGGAGAAGAATCCCGTGGGCGCGCACGGCATTTCCTGGTCGGCTAAAGAGCCGTTCGAGCAGTTGAAACGCCTTTTGGGGACGCACCGCACCGGGGCCAACGCGGGGCTGCCGGATATTTCGGAAGCACCGAAGGTGATCGAAGCGATGCTGACTTTGTCCAGCGCCACGAACGGCAAAATGGCGGCAAAGGCCTGGGAGGCGGAAGCGCAAAAAACCGGCCTGCCGCTGGAAGGCTTTGTTCAGGAGCGGGAGGCGGAACGCTTTACGCTGGAGACGATTACCGCCCAGCCCAAAGAAGTCATTTCCACGCCCGTGTTTACCGGCACGAATAAGAACCGCCGCTACTCCCCGTTCACCATCAATATCGAACAATCCGTGCCGTTTCGCACGTTGACCGGCCGCCAGCATTTTTATCTGGATCATGAAATCATCCTGGAGTTCGGCGAAGGGCTGCCGGTGTACAAGCCCACGCTTTCCACCCAGCCGTTCGCTAAAATCGACCGCATTCCTGCGGAATCGGGCAAGACCATCGCCCTGAAATATTTGACGCCCCACGGCAAGTGGAACATTCACAGCATGTTTTACGACAATCTCCACATGCTCACGCTGTTCCGCGGCGGCCCCACGGTGTGGCTCAATCACGAGGACGCCGCCCAGATTGACGTGCGGGACAACGATTGGATCGAGGTGTACAACCGCAACGGCGTGGTGGTGGCCCGGGCTGTGGTCAGCCATCGCATGCCACGGGGCACGACCTACATGTACCATGCGCAGGATCGCACCCTGAACACGCCGGGGTCGGACATCACCCACCTGAGCGGCGGCACGCACAACAGTCCCACCATGGTGCACGTGAAGCCCACGCATTTCATCGGCGGGTACGCCCAGCTCAGTTACGGATTTAATTACTACGGCCCCACGGGCAATCAACGAGACCTGAAAGTTTTCATCAGAAAATTGAAAAAGGTGGTTTGGCATGAAGATTAAAGCACACGTCGCGATGGTGATGAACCTGGACAAGTGTATCGGCTGCCACACGTGCAGTGTGACCTGCAAGAACACCTGGACGAACCGCCAGGGCGCCGAGTACATGTGGTTCAACAATGTGGAAACCAAACCGGGCATCGGCTATCCGAAGGATTGGGAAAATCAGGACAAACACAAGGGCGGCTGGGCGCTTAAAAACGGCAAGCTGCAGCTCAAATCCGGCGGACGATTTTCGAAATATCTGAATATCTTTCACAACCCCGATTTGCCCACGCTGGACGATTATTACGAGCCCTGGACGTACGATTACGAGAAGCTGACCAGCAGTCCGGCCAAAAAGCACCAGCCCGTGGCGCGGCCCCGGTCGCAAATCACCGGCAAGACGATGGAAATCAAATGGGGCCCGAACTGGGAAGACGATCTGGCCGGCTCCAAGGAAACCAGCCATCTGGATCAAAATCTGCAAAAGATCGAGGAAGAAATCCGGATGGAGTTTGAGGAAGCCTTCATGATGTACCTGCCGCGCATCTGCGAGCACTGTCTCAATCCGTCCTGCGTGGCAGCGTGTCCGTCCGGTGCGATGTACAAGCGGGAGGAAGACGGCATTGTGCTGGTGGATCAGGAGGCGTGCCGGGCCTGGCGTTTCTGCGTGTCGTCCTGCCCGTACAAAAAGGTCTATTTTAACTGGAAAACGCACAAAGCGGAAAAATGCACCTTTTGTTTCCCGCGGATTGAAGCGGGTTTGCCCACGGTTTGTGCCGAAACCTGTGTGGGGCGCATCCGTTACATTGGCCTGGTGCTGTACGACGTGGACCGGGTGCAGGAAGCCGCCTCCGTTCCGGACGAGAAAGAGCTGTACCGCGCGCAGCAGGGGGTGTTCCTGGATCCCAACGACCCGGACGTGATCCGGCAGGCCCGGGAAGACGGCATTGCCGACGACTGGATTGAAGCGGCTCAGAAATCGCCCATCTACAAACTGGCCATCGAGCAGGGCATTGCATTGCCGCTGCACCCGGAATACCGCACGCTGCCTATGGTCTGGTACGTGCCGCCGCTCAGCCCCATTATGAAGGTGTTCGAGGGGAAATCGAAAGCGGCCGATGCCGGTGATATTTTCCCGGCCATCGACGAAATGCGCATTCCGGTTCAGTACCTGGCCAATATGCTGACGGCAGGCAACACGGAGGTGGTGCGTACGGTGCTGAAGAAGATGGTGCTCATGCGTCAGGTCATGCGGGCCAAGACCCTCGGTAAGCCGTTTGATGAACATGTGCTGGAAGAGGTCGGCCTGAGCCTGCAGACGGTTGAGGAGATGTACCATTTGCTGGCCATTGCCAATTATGAGGATCGGTTTGTGATTCCCACGG
The sequence above is a segment of the Calditrichota bacterium genome. Coding sequences within it:
- the narH gene encoding nitrate reductase subunit beta, which codes for MKIKAHVAMVMNLDKCIGCHTCSVTCKNTWTNRQGAEYMWFNNVETKPGIGYPKDWENQDKHKGGWALKNGKLQLKSGGRFSKYLNIFHNPDLPTLDDYYEPWTYDYEKLTSSPAKKHQPVARPRSQITGKTMEIKWGPNWEDDLAGSKETSHLDQNLQKIEEEIRMEFEEAFMMYLPRICEHCLNPSCVAACPSGAMYKREEDGIVLVDQEACRAWRFCVSSCPYKKVYFNWKTHKAEKCTFCFPRIEAGLPTVCAETCVGRIRYIGLVLYDVDRVQEAASVPDEKELYRAQQGVFLDPNDPDVIRQAREDGIADDWIEAAQKSPIYKLAIEQGIALPLHPEYRTLPMVWYVPPLSPIMKVFEGKSKAADAGDIFPAIDEMRIPVQYLANMLTAGNTEVVRTVLKKMVLMRQVMRAKTLGKPFDEHVLEEVGLSLQTVEEMYHLLAIANYEDRFVIPTAHKEKYEDLYTGQGMTGFEFSEGCSTCI
- a CDS encoding nitrate reductase subunit alpha → DLNLPLEKAEWKTVVLDETSQELVVPNGSIGHRWEGKGTWNLNEVDHTGKNYDPQMSLLGSEDETVTLNLPYFDDRTRAVLHRSVPVKRIEINGETRYVATVFDVMLANYGVPRSPDAEGYPKDETDPSPYTPAWQEPFTGIKAEQVLQLAREFAQNAIDTKGRSMIIMGAGINHWFHADMTYRTILNLVLLTGSQGVNGGGWAHYVGQEKVRPAEGWQTVAFARDWSMPPRLQNATSYYYFGTDQFRYEEIPMSELTAATIGKPRYEHPADYNVLSVRLGWSASYPQFNRNSLKLADDARKSGAKTSDDIIRHVVRELKDKKLAFALEDPDHPVNFPRTLFVWRANLISSSGKGHEYFLKHFLGTHQGVLATESRELRTTQEVTWRDQAPEGKLDLLVNLEFRMSGTALYSDIVLPAATWYEKTDISSTDMHPYVHPFNPAISPPWEAKSDWGIFKSLAKRVSRMAQTHLPDVQTDLVAVPLLHDSPGEIAQPFGQVKDWTKGEVEPVPGKTMPKFVLVERDYTRIYDKFVSLGPLVEKNPVGAHGISWSAKEPFEQLKRLLGTHRTGANAGLPDISEAPKVIEAMLTLSSATNGKMAAKAWEAEAQKTGLPLEGFVQEREAERFTLETITAQPKEVISTPVFTGTNKNRRYSPFTINIEQSVPFRTLTGRQHFYLDHEIILEFGEGLPVYKPTLSTQPFAKIDRIPAESGKTIALKYLTPHGKWNIHSMFYDNLHMLTLFRGGPTVWLNHEDAAQIDVRDNDWIEVYNRNGVVVARAVVSHRMPRGTTYMYHAQDRTLNTPGSDITHLSGGTHNSPTMVHVKPTHFIGGYAQLSYGFNYYGPTGNQRDLKVFIRKLKKVVWHED